One Equus caballus isolate H_3958 breed thoroughbred chromosome 14, TB-T2T, whole genome shotgun sequence DNA segment encodes these proteins:
- the LOC100630792 gene encoding serine protease inhibitor Kazal-type 13 — MAAFAHMTVFFLVSSTLEHTVFSGMFKPHNLSKWPTPPCELYHPTDVLYDSVCPDVTAHVCATNGHTYQNECFFCLDQWEFGPHIQFNRYGRCE, encoded by the exons ATGGCTGCCTTTGCCCACATGACCGTATTTTTCCTGGTATCCTCCACTCTGGAACATACTGTTTTTTCAG GAATGTTCAAACCACACAACTTGTCTAAATGGCCTACG CCACCATGTGAATTGTACCACCCAACGGATGTTCTTTATGACTCAGTCTGTCCTGATGTAACAGCACATGTTTGTGCTACAAATGGCCACACTTACCAGAATGAATGTTTCTTTTGTCTTGATCAGTG gGAATTTGGTCCTCATATCCAGTTTAATAGATATGGAAGATGTGAATAG